One window of the Notolabrus celidotus isolate fNotCel1 chromosome 23, fNotCel1.pri, whole genome shotgun sequence genome contains the following:
- the mrpl48 gene encoding 39S ribosomal protein L48, mitochondrial has product MNPVFRKLQVSVTQQAFVLNQALTLCRATPCIQSPVWACVNTRQYKSMPTHGIGRWRHLVPKEPVRKKKDRHQMKPILAATNTAYGTLNVMVSGYDMTLVEHYSQYIHNLCNRLGVKVSDSYALPTKSMEVMLMQEQGTKMYVEALLKTHQRIIQLSSLSATLCPVFMDVMLKSQPEGVQLSVTEHTEADYHARFKTRPELEGLLAQMTN; this is encoded by the exons ATGAACCCCGTGTTCAGAAAG TTGCAGGTGTCTGTCACACAGCAGGCGTTTGTGTTAAACCAAGCTCTCACATTATGCAG GGCCACACCCTGCATCCAGAGTCCTGTGTGGG CCTGTGTGAACACAAGACAGTACAAATCCATGCCAACGCACGGGATTGGGCGATGGAGACACCTTGTACCTAAAGAACCA gtaaggaaaaagaaagaccGACACCAGATGAAGCCGATCCTGGCGGCGACAAACACGGCGTACGGGACTCTGAATGTGATGGTGTCGGGTTATGACATGACACTAGTGGAGCATTACTCACAGTACATCCACAACCTCTGCAACCGGCTCGGCGTCAAAGTGTCAGATAG CTACGCTCTGCCTACCAAGAGCATGGAGGTCATGCTGATGCAGGAACAAGGCACCAAGATGTACGTGGAAGCCCTCCTAAAGACTCACCAGAGAATCATCCAG CTGAGCAGCCTGAGCGCCACACTGTGTCCTGTTTTCATGGATGTTATGTTAAAGAGTCAACCTGAAGGAGTTCAGCTGTCTGTGACGGAG CACACGGAGGCTGATTACCACGCACGCTTTAAGACTCGCCCAGAGCTGGAGGGGCTGCTCGCTCAGATGACCAATTAG